In one window of Nicotiana tabacum cultivar K326 chromosome 12, ASM71507v2, whole genome shotgun sequence DNA:
- the LOC142166837 gene encoding 7-deoxyloganetin glucosyltransferase-like, protein MGTINQIEQSMSKPHAVCIPFPAQGHINPMLKLAKLLHLRGFHISFVNTEFNHRRLLKSRGPSALSGLPSFHFESIPDGLPPSNEDATQDVPSLFESCKKLCLAPFRKLVTRLNNSLNFPPVSCIVSDAGMSFTHEVSKELGIPNVVFWTASGCALWAFLQYPKLVEEGYCPLKDHSYLTSGHLDTTIDWIPGMEGIRLKNLPSFIRATVDEPSYMVIKFIMEEILDKIPKASALILNTFDALEIDVLKPISTMFPAVYTLGPFHSFLNNLTQDEDLKSIGSNLWKEDTHCLQWLNTKKSNSVVYVNFGSITVLTPEQLVEFAWGLANTKLNFLWIIRSDIVKGDSVILPPEFLGETKERGLLGGWCPQEQVLSHPSIGGFLTHCGWNSTFESISFGVPMLCWPFFADQQTNCWFICNCLGVGMEIDSNVKRKVIEELVKELMIGEKGIEMKENALKWKKLTEETISSPDGSSYLNFDKLVSHVLLREGSSFLTC, encoded by the exons ATGGGTACTATCAACCAGATAGAGCAATCCATGTCCAAGCCTCACGCAGTATGCATTCCATTTCCAGCACAAGGCCATATCAACCCTATgctcaaattggccaaacttctccatctCCGAGGCTTTCATATCAGTTTCGTTAACACTGAGTTCAACCACCGGCGATTGCTCAAATCCCGGGGTCCCAGTGCCCTCTCTGGCCTACCTTCCTTTCATTTCGAGTCCATCCCTGATGGACTCCCTCCCTCTAACGAGGACGCCACACAAGATGTTCCATCTTTGTTTGAGTCGTGTAAGAAGTTGTGTTTGGCCCCTTTCAGAAAACTTGTCACGAGACTAAATAATTCCTTGAATTTTCCTCCTGTTAGTTGCATAGTTTCTGATGCTGGCATGAGCTTCACTCATGAAGTTTCTAAGGAATTAGGTATTCCTAATGTTGTCTTTTGGACTGCTAGTGGTTGTGCCTTATGGGCTTTCTTACAGTATCCTAAACTTGTGGAAGAAGGTTATTGTCCACTAAAAG ATCATAGTTATTTGACCAGCGGCCATTTAGACACCACTATAGATTGGATACCAGGCATGGAAGGCATCCGTCTTAAAAATCTGCCAAGCTTCATTAGAGCCACAGTCGACGAACCTAGCTATATGGTAATCAAATTTATAATGGAAGAAATCTTGGACAAAATTCCTAAAGCCTCAGCACTCATTTTGAACACTTTCGATGCACTAGAAATTGATGTTCTGAAACCTATTTCGACCATGTTCCCAGCGGTTTATACTCTTGGACCCTTTCACTCTTTCTTGAATAATTTAACTCAAGACGAAGATTTGAAATCAATTGGATCAAATCTATGGAAAGAAGATACTCACTGTCTCCAATGGCTTAATACTAAAAAATCAAATTCAGTTGTATATGTGAATTTTGGAAGTATTACTGTATTGACCCCCGAGCAGCTAGTTGAGTTTGCATGGGGACTTGCTAATACCAAATTGAATTTTTTGTGGATTATTAGATCGGATATAGTCAAGGGTGATTCTGTCATTTTGCCTCCTGAATTTCTCGGGGAGACTAAGGAAAGAGGTTTACTAGGTGGTTGGTGCCCTCAAGAACAAGTTTTAAGTCACCCGTCAATAGGAGGATTTTTAACGCACTGTGGATGGAATTCGACTTTTGAAAGTATATCATTTGGTGTGCCAATGTTGTGTTGGCCTTTCTTTGCAGATCAACAAACAAATTGTTGGTTTATTTGTAATTGCTTGGGTGTAGGAATGGAAATTGATAGCAATGTGAAGAGGAAAGTGATAGAAGAACTTGTTAAAGAGCTGATGATCGGAGAAAAAGgtatagagatgaaagaaaatgCATTGAAGTGGAAGAAGTTGACAGAAGAAACTATCTCTTCTCCAGATGGATCGTCTTATTTGAATTTTGACAAGTTGGTTAGCCATGTGCTATTGCGCGAGGGTTCTTCTTTCTTGACATGTTAA